The genomic DNA AATGGGGCGTCCGGGCGCTGGCCTCCCATCTCAGCGTGCCCCGCGCCACCGCGCACGCCTACCTCGCCGGCCTGACCGAGGCCGGTTTCCTGCGCCGCACCCCGGCCGGCAAGTACCGCCTGTCCTGGCACCTCGCCGAGATGGGCGCCCAGCTGACCGCCTCGCTGCCCTGGTTCCCGGAGGCCCGCGCCCTGATCACGCGCCTGGCCCTGGAAGTCCGCGCCGTGGCGTTCCTGTGCATCCTGGAGGGCGAGGAGGTCGTCGCCACCATCCGCGAACGACACCCGGACGCCGACATCGACCTGCCGCTCGACGTGTACCTGCCCGCCACCGCCACCGCCAGCGGCAAGATCCTGTACGCGCACGCCGACATCACGCCGCGCAGCTTCGCCGCCTGCACGCCCAGCTCCATCACCTCCCTGGACGAATGGAAGACCGAAGTGGCGAAGGTCCGCCGCCTGGGCTACGCGTACTCCATCGAGGAATGGATTCCCGGCCAGTGCACGCTGGGCGTGCCGTACCACGCGCTGCACAGCGGCCTGAACGACGGTCACATCGGCGACACGGTGGTCGCCGCCATCGGCGTGCAGATGAGCGCCGAACGCTACCTGCGCGAGGAACGCAGCATCCGCGAACGCGTGCTGCAGATCGTCCGCGAGGCCGAAACGCTGCCCTGACCGCCCCTCACGCTCGGCCCCCCCACCCTCACAGCCGAATGCATACGGACTCGGCTGCAGGGAGGAGCGGGACGGGTTCCGATCTGTCATACGGACTCCGATTGAATGGCTTACAAAGCCGTTCAATCCGAGCGGATGCGAGAAGGAGCAAAACGGGCTCCGGACGTGGAGTTAACAGATCGGTGGTGTTCCGATCTGTTAACGAAACAAACGGAGTCCGTATCAGTCGGCCGCTCCCCCAGCCGGCGGGGACGACGGGGGCGCCGCCAGCGCCTGCACCTCGGTACGGAGCGCCTCCAGTTCCAGTTGCAGGGCCGCCAGTTTCTGCCCGGCGTCGTTCAGCCGCGTCTGCTCCTGCGCCGTGAACTGCGTGAACGGCCGCACCGCGTCCCGCAGCCGGGTATCCGCCCGCTCCTGCTCACGGCCATACTCGCTGCGCACGATCCGCTCCAGGGCCTCGCGCAGCGCCGCGACCTTTTCCCGCAACTGCCGGTGCGCCTGCAGCCGCTTGTTCGGCAGCACGAACAGCCCCAGGCTGCCCAGCGTCAGGCCCGCCAGGATCCCACCCGTAAAATCCAGCGCGGACGCCCCGATCAGGGCCCCCAGCCCCGCCCCGATGCCCAGACCGCCCGCCAGGCCGCCCACGGCGCCCTTCATGGCGTCCTCCGCGTCCCGCGACAGCTGCCGCGCCAGTTCCGTCTGCGTCGTCGCCTCCAGATGCTGCTGCGCGCTGCCCGCAATGCCCTCCAGCAGCGCCGCCCGGTCGTAACTGAAACGCGTCCGGGCCACCGCCGACTCCGGCTGCCGCCGCGCCAGGAACACCTGCACGTCCTCCCAGAAGCCCAGGTTCACCTCCACGAACCGGTCAATCATCGTCCCGAACTGCCGGTCGATCGCGTCGGGCAACTCCGCCACCGCCTCCCGCCGGAACGCCTCCTCCAGCTCCCGGCCGTTCAGCAGACCCCGCAGGTTCCCGAACCGCAACTTCTCGTCGATGAACCGGTCGGCGCGCACCTCGAACTCGCTCAGCAGGCGGTTCACGCGGTTGAGCTGCCCGTCCAGCTCCCCCAGCGTGCTCTCCTGATGCGCCCGCTGCCGCTCCTCCAGTTCGCGCAGCACCCCCAGGTCCTCCGCGAGCGTCTGCCGGGCCGCCGCCCCCCGCGCCTCCTCGCCCGCCAGCAACTCCGCGACCGTTCCCAGCGGACTCAGCAGCTTCAGGCGCGTGCGTTCCACCTCGGACAGCCGCACGCGCAGCACCTCCCGCAGCGCGTGAAAGCCCACGTCCCCGCCCCGCTGCTCGGCCCGCGCGCTGACCAGCAGCACCGGCGGCGTCAGGCCCAGCACGCCCCGCGCGCCCGCCTCCACGAACGCCCGCACCTGCGCCTTCTGCTCCGGCGTCTCCAGCAGGTCCGCCTTGTTCACCACCATGACCACGCTGCGGCCCCAGCGCGCCGCCAGCGACAGGAACTGCCGCTCGGACTCCGTGAACGGCCGGTCCGCCGACGTCAGGAACAACACCAGATCCGCCCGCGGCAGGAACCCCTCGGTCAGCGCCTGATGCTGCCGGATGATCGCGTTCGTGCCCGGCGTGTCCACCAGCGCCACCCCCTCCAGCGACGGCAGCGGGTACGTCAGGCGACTCACGAAGGGATCGCGGGTGGCCTCCATCTGCCCCGCCACCTCCCCGTTCACCAGCACGTAAATCCGGTCCGTGGTGGGCGTCACGCCCTCCGGCAGCACCGACGCGCCCAGCAGCGCATTCACGAACGAACTCTTCCCGGCATTGAACTCCCCGACCACCACCAGCAGGAACGCCTCGTCCAGCGCCCGGCCCGCCACGCGCGCCGCCTCCACCGCCTCCGGCGGCGCCCCCTGCCCCACCAGCAGCCCCAGCACGTCACCCAGCAGCGCCCGCTCACGCCCCAGCAGCTCCTGCACCCGACTCGACACCAACATGCCAGACAGCCTACCCGGCCCCACCTGACCACACCTTCAGCAAACCCCCACCACCCACTGCCCCCGAACAGGGGCAACCCACCCGAACAGGTGCACCACAACGGGCGGAAAACCCCGTCAGTGTGCGAATTTGTGCATCCCCTGTAAGGCTTCAGGTGGCACGCTGAAGGCATGAATGACCACCCGTCACCCGCCACCAGAAGTCTCGACCGGTCCCTCCGGCTGCGGCGCCCGGCCGGCCATGAGAGCGGCATGACCACCATCGTGACCGTCCTGGGCGGCTGCCTGGTGATCGCGGTGGTGCTGTCCATGACGGCGACCGTCACGCTGAACAGTCAGCGCAACACCAACGACAACCGCCTCAGCCTGGAAGCGCAGTACGCGGCCGAATCCGCCCTGGCCCGCGCGCAGGCGCAGGTGGACCTGTACGCCCGCTCGCTGAACAGCATCGTCATTCCGCAGGGCACCCAGCAGAGCAGCATCCTGAACCAGCTGGGCGCGGTGTGCGGCCTGGCCAGCGCCGTCACGCTGCCGCTGAACATTTTCACGCTGCCAGTCGCCGGGCAGAAACTGTGCGACATCCCGCGTCTGAGCGGCAGCGCCCTGGACAACCAGCTGACCTTCTTCCGCAACAACGTCGCCAAGCCGGCCAGCATGAGCGACGACGCCTGGAAAGCCTACTGGCGCAACATGTTCAGCGGCAAGGACGCCGTGCTGCTCAGCAAGACCACCGCCACCCCCAGCACCGCCACCGGCACCCTGAACACCGAGGTGAAGGGCGGACTGACCCTGACCGAGGTTCGCGTCTACCCGGACAACACCCTGCGGGTCCTGCTCAAATCCAACCCGGTGATCTCCAGCACCACGCTCGAAAGTGGCGGCCAGGTTGTCGCGCAGCGCACCTACTCGGCCGGCAGCCTGCAGGACCGCGAGATCAGGGTCTCACAGCCTCCCTTCTCCGAGTACCAGTACTTCGTCAACCGCCGCACCCTGCCCACCGGGGGTCGCCTCGTCTTCTGGGACGAGGACACCTTCGAGGGCCGGGTTCACGCCAACGGCGCCCAGGGGAGCACCGCTCCGCTCTTCTATGCCGCCGCTGCCAACACAGGCCCGCGCTTCCTCGGGAAGTACACCGCGACCTCCCCCACCCTGGAATACTCCACGACCAACAAACCCTCGGCCAGCACCATGTTCAAGGGGGGGTATCAGCTCGGGGTCCCCTCGGTCGCCCTGCCCAGCAACGCGAACGACCAGCGCCTCGCGGCGGCCGGAGTACAGGCTGGCGAGTGCACGACCACGACTGCCCTGTGCTTGACGGCTAAATTCGGCGCGGCCAGCGCGACCACGAACGGCGTGTACTTCAGTTCCGGCACCGCCACCGCCAGCAACACCGGCAGCGGCTTCGGCAGCAACGGCACCGGCGGCATCTACGTGAAGGGCAACGTGGACGACCTCAAACTCTCCAAGAACGGCAACTTCCAGCGGATCGAGATCGTTCAGGGCAGCAAAACCACGGTGTTCGAGCAGACCAGCTCCACGGCCTGGACCGTCAGGGAAAACGGCGTCGTCAAGAAGACCATGACCAACAGCACGTTCAACGGGATGGTCTTCGTGGACGGGGCCATCGGTGACCAGAACACCAAGGGCAGCAAGGGCCTGCGCGGTGATGGCACGGACACCCCGGACGTCGCGGCGGAATCCCAGCTGACCGTGGCCGCCGCGGGCGACATCTTCATCAAGGACAACCTGACCTACACCGACAACGCCAAGGACAAACCGGACTCCAGCAACGTGCTCGGCGTGTACTCCGAGGGGGGCAACATCAAGGTGAACGGCCCGGCCAACCAGGACATCACCATCGACGGCACCCTGATGGCGAGCGCCACCGGCAAGGGCTTCGGCACGGTCGATTACACCACCCTGCGCACCACCGGCACCACCACTCCCAAGATCAACCTGACCGGCGGCATCATCGAGGAGCAGTCGCAGGGTGTCGGTCAGGTCGGCACGCCCGGGCGCGGCTACTCCCGCAACTTCAAGTGGGATGACCGCCTGGGCAAGGGGCTCACGCCTCCCTTCTTCCCCACCCAGGGGCAGTACGAGGCGACGCCCAACTTCGCCAGACTCAGTGACCCGCAGAACTTCCGCGCCGAGAAAGACCAATGAACCGGGCGGCTGCCACGCGACCGGCGCACACCCAGGGATTCACGCTGATCGAGATCCTGATCGTGATCGCTGTCCTCGGAATCGCGCTCGCCATCGCCGGGAACAGCCTGCTGGGATACCTGCAGTCGCAACAGATGCAGGAAGGAGCCAGACAGGTCGCCGGGGACATCGAACGGGTGCGCAGCGGCGCCATGCGGTACAACAAGGACGCCACCTTCGAGGTCATCAGCAGCACGTCGTACCGGATGACGGTGAACGACGTCGCGGAAACGGTCACGTTACCGTACGGGTTGCAGGTCACCAGCACGCCCGCGAACGTCAAGTTGACCTACAGCGCCCCGTACAGTGAACTGAGCGGCGCGGCCGCCACCATCGTTGTGAAACGGTCCAGCGGTACGACACAGAAGACACTCCGCACGGTCGGCGTGACGGGAAAGGTGGTTCAGGATGGATCGTAAGACACAGGGATTCACGCTGCTCGAGGTGCTGATCTCCATCGCCCTGCTCGCGATCGTGCTGGCCATGGTGAGCGCCTCCCTGACCGGTCTGTTCCGGTCCAACCGGCAGAGCGAGCAGCGGCAGAACAACACGGTCCGCGTACAGGAACTGGTTGAGGACCTGCGGCGTCACTGGCTGGACCCCGCGGCCATGACCTCGCCCGCCGGGACCCGGGGGGATTACCGCCTGGCCCGCTCGTGCACCGAGAGCTTCCCCGTACCCACCGACATGACGGTGACCGTCTGGGACGTCACGCCAAACCCGGACGGAACGTTCACCGTCAGCAGCAGTTACGGCCTGAACACCAACTGCTCGGCGGCCACGGAGCGGCCGGCGAACAGTGTCCGGCGGGTCCGGGTACAGTCGGGCAGCGCCAATGGGCCGGCAGCCGAGCTGACCTTCGAGATCTACGGAGGCTGATGTGAAACCCACTGCCGGACTGACCCTGATTGAAATCCTGATCGCGCTGGCCCTCTCGCTGCTGGTCCTGAGCGCCGCGTACGCCCTGACGACCAGCACGGCGCAGGCCAACGCGGTCCTGACCACGCGGTCCCAGCTGACCTCGGAGGCGACGGTGGCCAGCAGCCTGCTGAGCGCCCGCCTGCGTGAGGCCTGCGCCGTGTTCCCGCAGAACACGGCGGTTACCCTGCCTGCGGGCGTAGCCGGCACCAAGAATGCGGCGAACACGACCGTCTGGCGGGTGGGCACCGATCCCTTCGTTGCGTTCGTCGTGCCGGCCAGTACGGTATCGGGCAGCACTCCCATGCTGTACGCCTACTACCTGCTGAGCCGCGCCCGGTACAACGAGCAGATGCCGGACACCCAGGACATCCCGGCCAACAGCGCCGAAACGTCCCAGGTGCTGATGGAATTCGAGGTGCCGGTCACGGCGGCAGCCTGCACGGCACCGCTGACCGTGGCAGTCGCGCCGGCAACGAACGCACAGGCGCTGCTGCTGGCCGAGTACGTGCGCACCCCGACGACTGCCGAACCCCTGTTCACCTCCGAGTCCGATCAGGCGATCACGTACCGCCTGCGCTTCCAGAAGGCGTCCGGCAGTTCCGTCACGGTGCTGCCCATCCTGTCCCAGACGCCGATCCGGGCATCAATCGTCGGCCGCAACGTTCGCTGAGCCTTCCCGCTGCGATTCCGCACAGCCTCCGTACAGCCTCCGTACAGGCGGCCCTCCGACAACACACTCGGAGGGCCGCTGCTCCGTCGCGTCTGATACGGACTGCCGTTTGTTTCGTTCACGGAACACCACCGATCTGTTAACTCCACGTCCGGAACCCGCCCGGCTCCTGCTCGCCTCGCTCGGATTGAACGGCTTTGTCAGCCATTCAATCGGAGTCCGTATGATCCGGACTGCCGTTTGTTTCGCCGACACTCCGGAACTTCACCGGATGGCCAGCTCCACGTCCGGAGGGGCGTTTCTCTCCTTCTCTGCGGCGCAGCTCTCCGAGTCGCATCCGCTCGGACCCAGCGGGCTTTGCCTTTCAGGATTCACCCCACTTTGTTTTTCACTGTGGGCGGTAGAGTGTGGGGGTGACTTGGCTGAAGCCGGTGGATGTGGGTCGTGACGCGCAGTCGGCGTACGGTGAGTTCTTGCGGGATCTGGAGGCGCGCCTGTCGGATCCGGGAACGGACCGGTTCGTGCTGGCGCGTGAGGTGCTGGCCGAGGCGATGTATGGCCGGCCCTACGCGGCGCTGCTGGCGGACGCGCCGCTGGCGGCCCTGAACCTGGACGCGCGGAACGTGACGTTCGAGGCGGAGTACTACCTGGCGACGGACGCGGCGCAGTTTGAGCGGGTCAAGCCGCTGCTGTGGCTGTGGAAGAACCTGGACCTGACGCCGGTGGGGCAGAATCCGGTGCTGGGCATTCCGGTGCGGCGGGTGCTGGCGGAGCGGATCTTCCGGCGGGTGGGGCGGGATTTCAAGTGCTGGCAGAACGTGGAGTTCAGCGTGGGGTACAACATGGAGGTCGGGGATGACGTGGTCGTTCACCGGCATGTGCTGCTGGATGACATCGGCGGGATCGAGCTGCACGACCGGGCGAGCATCAGTGATTACGTGAACGTGTACAGCCACACGCACAGCGTGCTGGACGGCCCGGACGTGACGTTGCGGCGCACGGTGATCGGGCGGGGAGCGCGGATCACGTACCATTCGACGGTTCTGGCGGGCAGCGTGGTCAGTGATGACGCGATGCTGGCGACGCACGCGCTGCTGCGCAGTGATATTCCGCCGCATGGGATTGCGATGGGGGTGCCGGCGCGCACGACGCGGTTCAAGGTGCGGGGGCCGCAGGAGGTGCTGGTGGATTCGCGGTCGTTCGTGCGGGCGCCGGACCGGAAGGCGAACCCGGAGTTCCCGGAGCCCACGCCGAATCAGACGCGGGTGGCGTCCGAGGATGAGGTGGCGGGACGCCGCGTGGTGACCGGGGAACGCTGAGCGGGTCGTCGTGAACGGAGCGGGCCGCCGGCATTCCTGACCGGCGGCCCGCTCTCTGCTGGTGGTTACAGCAGTTCTCCGGATGGCGGCATTCGGAACAGCTGACGTCTGGTACGGGTTCCGTTTGTTTCGCCGACAATCCGGAAGTTCACCGGACTGCCAGCTCCACGTCCGGAACCCGCCCGGCTCCTCCTCTGCGGAGCAGCTCTACGAGTCGCATCCGCTCGGATTGAACGGCTTACAAAGCCATTCAATCGGAGTCCGTCCGATGCCTCCATTCTCTGCTTCGCCGCTGTTCCCGTCCGTCCGGCCCGTCAGCATTCCCCCGCTCTCCTGCGGAGCGTTCCAGGTCCGCTCGGCCAGACAGACTGCATCTTCATGGCAACTGCTCTACAGCGTGGTGTGTTCACCCGGCGCCAGGATGCGGATGTCCACGCCGCGCGCCTGTCCCTCGCGCTGGAAGACGGCAGGGTCGCCGGTCAGGGGCGGGAAGGTGCCGTAGTGCATGGGGATGGCGACGCGGGGGCGCAGCAGGTCGAGGGTGCGGGCGGCTTCCTCGGGGCCCATGGTGTAGTGGTCGCCGATGGGCAGGATGGCGGCGTCGAGGCCGCGGTCCCCGATGAGCTTCATGTCGCTGAAGAGGTTGGTGTCGCCGGCGTGGTACACGCGCTGGCCGCCGAGTTCGATGATCAGGCCGGTGGGCATGCCGCCGTAGGTGCCGTCGGGGAAGGAACTGCTGTGCCAGGCGGGAGTGAGGGTGACCTGGCCCCAGTCGGCGCGGTAGGTGCCGCCGATGTTCATGCCGGTCGCGTGGGTCGCGCCGTGCTGCTGGGCGTACCCGGCGATCTCGGCGGTGGCGATGACCGGGGTGCCCCGGCGGGCGAAGTCGAGGGTGTCGCCCCAGTGGTCGCCGTGCGCGTGGCTGATCAGGACGGCCGTGACGTTCCAGTTCAGGGCGTCTTGCAGGCTGATGGTCGCCTGGGGGTTGCCCTGGATGAACGGGTCGATCAGCAGGCGGTGGTCGCCGCTTTCGAGCATGAAGGTGCTGTGGCCGATGAAGTGAATGTTCATGGGTGTCTCCTGTCCAGGGAGGTCGGTGTGTTCCGAGCCGGTTCGGGGCTGGGGGGGGACGCCGGACCTGCCCGGGGGACGCCTGGGCGCCGCAGGACTTCATCTTGCGGGTTTCTTCAGGTGAAGTCTGGGGGCCGGCGGACGGTGTGGGGAGCGGGTCAGGCCGTATAGTGGGCGCGCAACGCCGCCTGTTTCCGTCCCGTTTCTTGAAAGGAGTGCCGTTCACGTCATGCCCACCCCCTTCGGTCAGGTGAATGTCCGGGACGTTCTGGACATCCTGCTGGTCACGTTCCTGGTGTACCAGGGGTACCTGCTGGTGGCGGGGACGCGGGCGGTGAACGTGGTGCGCGGCATTCTGGTGTTCGCGGGGGTGTGGGTGGCGGCGCAGGTGCTGAACCTGCCGACCCTGAGTTACCTGCTGGGCCGGGCCGGGACGGTGGGGATCTTCGCGCTGGTGGTGCTGTTCCAGCCGGAGTTGCGGGCGGCGCTGGAGCGGGTGGGGCGGCCCCGCGCGCGGGAGGTGGGCGCGAGCGGCGCGGCCCTGCAGGACCTGGCGCGGGCCATGGAGCGGCTCGCGGAGCGCAAGACGGGCGCGCTGATCGCCATCGAGCGGCGCACGCCGCTGGGGGAGTACGCGGCGACGGGCGTGTCGCTGGACGCGCTGGTCAGCGTGCCGTTCCTGGAGGCGCTGTTCGCGCGGAATGCGCCGCTGCATGATGGGGGCGTGATCGTTCAGGGTTCGCGGGTGATTGCGGCCGGGTGCCTGTTCCCGCTGCAGTCGAGTGACGGCACGTACCGGCGGTACGGCACGCGGCACCGCGCGGCGATCGGGCTGTCGGAGTTGACGGACGCGGTGGTGCTGGTGGTCAGTGAGGAGCGGGGCAGCATGCGCATCGCGCTGGGGGGGCGTCTGGGACCGGACCTGAACGGCACCGAGTTGCGTGAGCAGCTGCGGACGCTGGTGTATGACCGCACGGCGTTCCTGGCAGCGCCGGTGACGGGAATGGCCGGGGACGGGCCGGGGGACGCGGAGCGGGACGCGCCGGCCGGGGGGGCGCGGTGAGGGGCGGGGGCGTGCGGCTGGAGAGCCTGCGGCGCTGGCTGGACCCGCGGTACGCCTGGGCGCGGGGGACGCACAACCTGGGGCCGAAACTGCTGGCGCTGGGCGTGTCGGTGACGCTGTGGTTCGTGGCGACCGGGGACCGGCGCGCGAACGTGGAGCAGGGGTTCGACGTGCCCGTCACGGTGCGGGACACGACCGGGAACGGGCAGGAGAAACGCGCGACGAGTAACCTCAGTCCGTCGTCGGTGCGGGTGACCCTGCGGGGCCGTCCGGACCGGCTGCGGGAACTGCAGGCCGAGAACATCGAGGCGGTCGTGGATGTGACGGGCGTTCCGGAGGGCAGTTTCACGCAGCCGGTCACGGTGACGGCGCCGAACGGGACGGAGGTGCAGCGGCAGACGCCGGCGCGGGTGCAGGGGTTCCTGGACACGCAGGTGACGCGGACGCTGCCGGTCACGCTGAGCGTGGCGTCCCCGCCGGAGGCGAGCGTGCCGCGGTACGTGGTGCTGCCGGCCGAGGCGGGGGTGTCCGGGGCGGGTCGGGTGGTGTCCACCGTGGCGCGGTTGGTGACCAGTCCGGCGGCGCTGGCTGCCGGGGCCGAGCGGGAGGTGCCGCTGGTGGCGCTGGACGCGGCGGGCCGGCCGGTCGAGGGGGTCACGGCCAGTCCGTCGACGGTGACGGTGCGCCGCCTGGATACCGGGGAGTTACCGGTGAAGACGGTGCGGGTGGTGCTGAACGATCCGCCGCCGACGCTGCGGGTGACGGCCGTGAGCGTGCAGCCGAGCACGGTGCGGGTCGTGGCGGCGCCCGAGCTGCTGGCGCGCCTGCGGGAGGTGGCGGGCACGGTCACGTACCGGGTGGGGACGTACACGGGGGCCGTGCAGCTGGCCGTGCCGGCGGGCGCGCAGGCGCTGGAGACCGTGAACGTGCGCCTGACGGTCGAGCGGGTCACGCCGTCGGCGCCGTAGGCGGGCCGCGGGGGGGGCGTCGCCCCACCGCCGGAAAGTGACCTGGAAGTCAGCGGGGCGGGGGGAGCGCGTCGTATAGTCGGAGGCATGATGTGGAGAAGCGGCCACATGCCCCTGTGATTGCCCAGCTCCTTGTACCCCGGCACCCTGTGGCGGAGTGGACCGGCTGGGAGGAGCGCGTGCGTCTGATGGTCAGACCCAGGCGCTATGAACACGTGCTGCGCGTGGCGGAACTCGCCGCGCAGATCGCGCTCGCCAACGGGCTGGACGACATGCGGGCCTACGCGGCCGGGATCCTGCACGACATCGCGCGGGACCTGCCGGACGCGGAACTGCTGCGGCTGGCCCCGCCGGAGTGCGAGATCGACGCCGGGCACCCGCTGGCGCTGCACGGCCGGGCAGCGCGGGTCCTGCTGGAACGCTGGGGGTACCAGGACCCGGTGGTGCTGGACGCCGTGGAGGATCACACGACCGGCCCGCGCGGCGGGAATCCGGTGGCGGCCTGCGTGTACATCGCGGACGTGTCCGAGCCGGGCCGCGGCGTGAACGCCGACATCCGCGAGCTGGCGCTGCGGGACCTGAACGCGGCGCTGGAGCGGGCCATCGTCTCGAAGGTCACGTACCTGCAGGGGCGCGGCATTCAGGTGCATCCGCGCACGCTGCAGGCCTATCATGCGCTGCCGTGCATCGCCCAACAGTCCCCGCCGGAGTCGACTCCGCTTCCCCGCCGCCCGTGACCGGCCCCTCGTCCACCCCGGGCGCGCCCCGCATCGCCGGGCTGCGCGCCCTGCAGGCCTTCGGCCTCACGCTCTCCTGCCTGTCGCTGGGGGGCTTCGCGCTGCTCAGCGGGGCCGGCCGGACGGCCGCCTCGTCGGTCATGCCGGGCGCGGCGCCGCAGTTCACGGTGCTGATCGCCGGGCGGGACATCGTTTACTGCTACTACCAGCAGCCCTGCAAGAACCAGGACCAGCGGACCGGGCTGGTGCAGCCGCCGAACACCGACACGGTCATGCTGGTCAAGGTGGACGGCGCCCGCGTGCGGGTGCTGAACATTCCGCGTGACACGAACGTCGGGCCCTTCGACCGTTTCGGGTCCATCGCGGCGCAGAAGGTGAACAGCCAGTACTTCGCGGGCGGCCCGGAGGCCCTGACGCGGGCGGTGGAGACCATCACGGGCGAGCGGGTGGACTCGTACGTGATTGTCCGTACCGATTACGTCGAGCGGGTCATCAACGCGCTGGGCGGCCTGGACGTGACCGTCCCGGAGGGCGGCATCGAATGGATCGATCAGGCGGCGGGCGTGAACCTGCAACTGCCGGCCGGGCCGCACCACCTGGAGGGCAAGGAGGCCGTGCTGTTCCTGCGGGTCCGTAAGGGTTTCGGGGACGATTACGGCCGCATTGACCACCAGAAGCAGGCGCTGACGCAACTGGCGGGCCGCCTGAAGTCCGCGCAGGGCCTCGCGGCGCTGCCCACCATTCTGGGCGGCATCGGGAACGGCGTGGAGACGAACGCAGACCCCAACACGCTGGCGGCGCTGCGGCCCTTCCTGGGCCAGCTGAAACTGAGTTTCGCGACGCTGCCCACCGACGAGATTCCCGGCACGTTCAATCTGGCCGTGAACCGCGAGCGGCTGGCCGCGCTGTGGGGCGACACGCCCGCCGCGGTCACCGACGCGCCGGCCGTGAAGGTCACGGTCGTGGACGCCAGCGGCGCGAACCTGGGAGCGGGCCTGAAGACGGCCCTGACCGCGCTCGGTTACCCGGACGTGCAGGTCACGGTCGCCCCGGCCAGCCAGGAGGCCAGTCAGGTGTTCACGCAGCAGGACGTGGCGCAGGCCGGGGCGCTGGCCGACCTGCTGAACCTGCCGCGCCTGCAGGGCGAGCGTTTCCCGGTCGCGCCGGGTGAGGTGGGCGTGCTGCTGGGCCGCGACGCGCAGGGCAGCCTGGCGCAACTGGCGGCGCTGGGCGGCCCACCCGCCACCCC from Deinococcus depolymerans includes the following:
- a CDS encoding metal-dependent hydrolase, coding for MNIHFIGHSTFMLESGDHRLLIDPFIQGNPQATISLQDALNWNVTAVLISHAHGDHWGDTLDFARRGTPVIATAEIAGYAQQHGATHATGMNIGGTYRADWGQVTLTPAWHSSSFPDGTYGGMPTGLIIELGGQRVYHAGDTNLFSDMKLIGDRGLDAAILPIGDHYTMGPEEAARTLDLLRPRVAIPMHYGTFPPLTGDPAVFQREGQARGVDIRILAPGEHTTL
- a CDS encoding prepilin-type N-terminal cleavage/methylation domain-containing protein, which produces MNRAAATRPAHTQGFTLIEILIVIAVLGIALAIAGNSLLGYLQSQQMQEGARQVAGDIERVRSGAMRYNKDATFEVISSTSYRMTVNDVAETVTLPYGLQVTSTPANVKLTYSAPYSELSGAAATIVVKRSSGTTQKTLRTVGVTGKVVQDGS
- a CDS encoding prepilin-type N-terminal cleavage/methylation domain-containing protein, whose amino-acid sequence is MDRKTQGFTLLEVLISIALLAIVLAMVSASLTGLFRSNRQSEQRQNNTVRVQELVEDLRRHWLDPAAMTSPAGTRGDYRLARSCTESFPVPTDMTVTVWDVTPNPDGTFTVSSSYGLNTNCSAATERPANSVRRVRVQSGSANGPAAELTFEIYGG
- a CDS encoding acyltransferase, whose product is MTWLKPVDVGRDAQSAYGEFLRDLEARLSDPGTDRFVLAREVLAEAMYGRPYAALLADAPLAALNLDARNVTFEAEYYLATDAAQFERVKPLLWLWKNLDLTPVGQNPVLGIPVRRVLAERIFRRVGRDFKCWQNVEFSVGYNMEVGDDVVVHRHVLLDDIGGIELHDRASISDYVNVYSHTHSVLDGPDVTLRRTVIGRGARITYHSTVLAGSVVSDDAMLATHALLRSDIPPHGIAMGVPARTTRFKVRGPQEVLVDSRSFVRAPDRKANPEFPEPTPNQTRVASEDEVAGRRVVTGER
- a CDS encoding dynamin family protein, with amino-acid sequence MLVSSRVQELLGRERALLGDVLGLLVGQGAPPEAVEAARVAGRALDEAFLLVVVGEFNAGKSSFVNALLGASVLPEGVTPTTDRIYVLVNGEVAGQMEATRDPFVSRLTYPLPSLEGVALVDTPGTNAIIRQHQALTEGFLPRADLVLFLTSADRPFTESERQFLSLAARWGRSVVMVVNKADLLETPEQKAQVRAFVEAGARGVLGLTPPVLLVSARAEQRGGDVGFHALREVLRVRLSEVERTRLKLLSPLGTVAELLAGEEARGAAARQTLAEDLGVLRELEERQRAHQESTLGELDGQLNRVNRLLSEFEVRADRFIDEKLRFGNLRGLLNGRELEEAFRREAVAELPDAIDRQFGTMIDRFVEVNLGFWEDVQVFLARRQPESAVARTRFSYDRAALLEGIAGSAQQHLEATTQTELARQLSRDAEDAMKGAVGGLAGGLGIGAGLGALIGASALDFTGGILAGLTLGSLGLFVLPNKRLQAHRQLREKVAALREALERIVRSEYGREQERADTRLRDAVRPFTQFTAQEQTRLNDAGQKLAALQLELEALRTEVQALAAPPSSPPAGGAAD
- a CDS encoding IclR family transcriptional regulator is translated as MLSLQKAANILGAFSAEQPEWGVRALASHLSVPRATAHAYLAGLTEAGFLRRTPAGKYRLSWHLAEMGAQLTASLPWFPEARALITRLALEVRAVAFLCILEGEEVVATIRERHPDADIDLPLDVYLPATATASGKILYAHADITPRSFAACTPSSITSLDEWKTEVAKVRRLGYAYSIEEWIPGQCTLGVPYHALHSGLNDGHIGDTVVAAIGVQMSAERYLREERSIRERVLQIVREAETLP
- a CDS encoding prepilin-type N-terminal cleavage/methylation domain-containing protein, producing MKPTAGLTLIEILIALALSLLVLSAAYALTTSTAQANAVLTTRSQLTSEATVASSLLSARLREACAVFPQNTAVTLPAGVAGTKNAANTTVWRVGTDPFVAFVVPASTVSGSTPMLYAYYLLSRARYNEQMPDTQDIPANSAETSQVLMEFEVPVTAAACTAPLTVAVAPATNAQALLLAEYVRTPTTAEPLFTSESDQAITYRLRFQKASGSSVTVLPILSQTPIRASIVGRNVR
- a CDS encoding CdaR family protein, whose protein sequence is MRLESLRRWLDPRYAWARGTHNLGPKLLALGVSVTLWFVATGDRRANVEQGFDVPVTVRDTTGNGQEKRATSNLSPSSVRVTLRGRPDRLRELQAENIEAVVDVTGVPEGSFTQPVTVTAPNGTEVQRQTPARVQGFLDTQVTRTLPVTLSVASPPEASVPRYVVLPAEAGVSGAGRVVSTVARLVTSPAALAAGAEREVPLVALDAAGRPVEGVTASPSTVTVRRLDTGELPVKTVRVVLNDPPPTLRVTAVSVQPSTVRVVAAPELLARLREVAGTVTYRVGTYTGAVQLAVPAGAQALETVNVRLTVERVTPSAP
- the cdaA gene encoding diadenylate cyclase CdaA; translation: MPTPFGQVNVRDVLDILLVTFLVYQGYLLVAGTRAVNVVRGILVFAGVWVAAQVLNLPTLSYLLGRAGTVGIFALVVLFQPELRAALERVGRPRAREVGASGAALQDLARAMERLAERKTGALIAIERRTPLGEYAATGVSLDALVSVPFLEALFARNAPLHDGGVIVQGSRVIAAGCLFPLQSSDGTYRRYGTRHRAAIGLSELTDAVVLVVSEERGSMRIALGGRLGPDLNGTELREQLRTLVYDRTAFLAAPVTGMAGDGPGDAERDAPAGGAR